A single window of Myripristis murdjan chromosome 21, fMyrMur1.1, whole genome shotgun sequence DNA harbors:
- the LOC115379658 gene encoding gamma-crystallin M1 encodes MGKIVFYEDRNFQGRSYECMSDCSDMSSYLSRCHSCRVESGCFMVYERPNFMGQQFFLRRGEYHDMQRMMSMGMMFDTIRSCRMIPFHRGQFRMRIYERENFGGQMYELMDDCDSIMDRYHMSDCMSCHVMDGHWLMYEQPHYRGRMMYFRPGEYRSFMNMGMSNMRFMSMRRITDMC; translated from the exons ATGGGCAAG ATCGTCTTCTACGAGGACAGGAACTTCCAGGGTCGCTCCTATGAGTGCATGAGCGACTGCTCTGACATGTCCTCCTACCTGAGCAGGTGTCACTCCTGCAGGGTGGAGAGCGGCTGCTTCATGGTCTATGAGCGTCCCAACTTCATGGGCCAGCAGTTCTTCCTGAGGAGGGGAGAGTATCATGACATGCAGCGCATGATGAGCATGGGAATGATGTTTGATACCATCAGGTCCTGCAGAATGATCCCCTTC CACAGAGGACAGTTCAGGATGAGGATCTACGAGAGGGAGAACTTCGGTGGTCAGATGTATGAGCTGATGGACGATTGTGACTCCATCATGGATCGTTACCACATGTCCGACTGCATGTCCTGCCACGTGATGGACGGCCACTGGCTGATGTATGAGCAGCCCCACTACAGAGGCAGGATGATGTACTTCAGGCCCGGAGAGTACAGGAGCTTCATGAACATGGGCATGAGCAACATGAGGTTCATGAGCATGAGGCGCATCACCGACATGTGCTAG